From Candidatus Sphingomonas colombiensis, one genomic window encodes:
- a CDS encoding cob(I)yrinic acid a,c-diamide adenosyltransferase has protein sequence MVKLNKIYTRTGDAGTTGLVDGSRVSKTDARMQAIGDVDETNSAIGVAIAGLADDPALVAALGRIQNDLFDLGADLATPGEDFTPTEMTLRIVPAQIERLEAEIDAMNAEVPPLRSFILPGGAAAALHLARAISRRAERSAVAIGSGANPQALIYLNRLSDFLFVACRVVNLRAGGDILWVPGGSR, from the coding sequence ATGGTCAAGCTGAACAAGATCTACACCCGCACGGGCGATGCGGGGACGACCGGGCTCGTCGACGGCAGCCGCGTTTCCAAGACGGATGCGCGGATGCAGGCGATCGGCGATGTCGATGAAACGAACTCCGCCATCGGTGTGGCGATTGCCGGGCTGGCCGACGATCCGGCGCTGGTCGCCGCGCTCGGACGAATCCAGAACGACCTGTTCGATCTTGGAGCCGATCTCGCGACCCCCGGCGAAGATTTCACGCCGACCGAAATGACGTTGCGCATCGTGCCCGCGCAGATCGAGCGGCTGGAGGCGGAGATCGACGCGATGAACGCCGAGGTGCCCCCGCTGCGCAGCTTCATCCTGCCCGGCGGCGCGGCGGCGGCGCTGCATCTGGCGCGCGCGATTTCACGGCGCGCGGAACGGTCCGCGGTGGCTATCGGCAGTGGCGCCAATCCACAGGCGCTGATCTACCTCAACCGCTTGTCCGATTTCCTGTTCGTCGCCTGTCGCGTGGTGAACCTGCGCGCCGGTGGCGACATATTGTGGGTGCCCGGCGGCTCACGATAA
- a CDS encoding DUF87 domain-containing protein, translating into MEAKPETAHDSHALPDPIGIVLEIGGSSSKVMFEMAALAALADHPDPLVASAGQVGGQIKVPVGANWLIANIRSLRLDDVNSGRVIADVDFLGEGGEEKLTRKLYHFRRGITRYPTPGAEVFPVTRVDLRQVYAADDRAHIEVGSVYPTRDIRGALFIDSMLGKHFALLGSTGTGKSTSAALILHRICERAPNGHIVMIDPHGEYAAAFRGNGALYDVSNLQMPYWLMNFEEHCEVFLTSDCAERQVDADILAKCLLAARAKSRAGQGIPKLTVDAPVPYLLSDLSAQLQAEMGKMDKASNSAPFLRIKSKIDEIKADPRYSFMFSGMLVADTMANFIARVFRLPGDGKPISIIDVSGVPSEITSVVVAMLSRMVFDFAIWSRNEPQRPILLVCEEAHRYIPSDRETATSVSRILGRIAKEGRKYGVALGLITQRPSDLAEGVLSQCGTIIAMRLNNDRDQAFVRAAMPEGARGFLDAIPALRNRECVICGEGVSIPIRVAFDTLEEERRPASADPLFSQLWNEVGHEEEIIGRTIQKWRVQGK; encoded by the coding sequence ATGGAAGCAAAGCCCGAAACGGCACACGATAGCCACGCGCTGCCCGATCCGATCGGGATCGTGCTGGAAATCGGCGGCTCATCGAGCAAGGTGATGTTCGAAATGGCCGCGCTGGCGGCACTCGCCGATCATCCCGATCCGCTGGTCGCCAGTGCCGGGCAGGTCGGCGGCCAGATCAAGGTGCCAGTCGGCGCAAACTGGCTGATCGCCAACATCCGCTCGTTGCGGCTCGATGATGTCAACAGCGGGCGTGTCATTGCCGATGTCGATTTCCTTGGCGAAGGCGGCGAGGAAAAGCTGACCCGCAAGCTTTATCATTTCCGGCGCGGCATTACGCGATATCCCACGCCCGGCGCGGAGGTGTTTCCGGTGACCCGCGTCGATCTCCGGCAGGTATATGCCGCCGATGACCGCGCGCACATCGAGGTCGGCTCGGTCTATCCCACGCGCGACATTCGCGGCGCGCTGTTCATCGATTCGATGCTCGGCAAGCATTTCGCGCTGCTCGGCTCGACCGGCACCGGCAAATCGACCTCCGCCGCACTGATCCTGCATCGCATCTGCGAGCGCGCGCCCAACGGCCATATCGTGATGATCGATCCGCACGGCGAATATGCGGCCGCATTCCGCGGCAATGGCGCGCTTTACGACGTATCGAATCTTCAGATGCCGTATTGGCTGATGAACTTCGAGGAACATTGCGAAGTATTCCTCACCAGCGATTGCGCCGAGCGTCAGGTGGATGCGGATATTCTCGCCAAATGCCTGCTCGCCGCACGCGCCAAGAGCCGTGCCGGTCAGGGGATTCCGAAGCTCACGGTCGATGCGCCGGTGCCGTATCTGCTGAGCGATCTTTCCGCGCAGCTTCAGGCCGAGATGGGCAAGATGGACAAGGCGAGCAACAGCGCGCCCTTCCTGCGCATCAAATCCAAGATCGATGAGATCAAGGCCGATCCGCGCTACAGCTTCATGTTCTCCGGCATGCTGGTGGCGGACACGATGGCGAATTTCATCGCCCGTGTGTTCCGCCTGCCTGGTGACGGCAAGCCGATCTCGATCATCGACGTGTCAGGCGTGCCGAGCGAGATCACGTCCGTGGTGGTCGCCATGTTGAGCCGCATGGTGTTCGATTTCGCGATCTGGTCGCGCAACGAGCCACAGCGACCGATCCTGCTCGTCTGCGAGGAAGCGCATCGCTACATCCCCTCCGATCGCGAAACCGCCACCTCGGTCTCGCGCATCCTTGGCCGGATCGCCAAGGAAGGGCGTAAATACGGTGTCGCGCTCGGCCTCATCACGCAGCGGCCCTCAGACCTTGCCGAAGGCGTGCTGTCGCAATGCGGCACGATCATCGCGATGCGCCTCAACAACGATCGCGACCAGGCATTCGTCCGCGCGGCGATGCCCGAAGGCGCGCGCGGCTTTCTCGATGCGATTCCGGCGCTCCGCAACCGCGAATGCGTGATCTGCGGCGAAGGCGTGTCGATCCCCATCCGCGTCGCATTCGACACGCTGGAAGAGGAGCGCCGCCCCGCCTCCGCCGATCCATTATTCTCGCAATTGTGGAACGAAGTGGGCCACGAGGAAGAGATTATCGGGCGCACGATCCAGAAATGGCGGGTGCAGGGGAAATAG
- the gluQRS gene encoding tRNA glutamyl-Q(34) synthetase GluQRS has protein sequence MARVIVTRFAPSPTGRLHLGHAWSAILAHDFARVRGGRFLLRIEDIDGTRSRPEHVATIVDDLRWLGLASDGAIVFQSQRLDLYADALTRLRHMGLLYPCFCTRAEISAASLSAPHGPEPTYPGTCRAIDAVGRMDEPHCWRLDMAKAVARVGPLEWSDNGAVVAADPLAAGDVVLARKDAPASYHLAVTVDDAAQGISDVIRGRDLFAATHVHRLLQALLDLPTPAYHHHDLLVGPDGERLAKRHGSPTLAALREAGEDGRAIAEMLRAGRLPIASAKA, from the coding sequence ATGGCGCGGGTGATCGTCACGCGTTTCGCTCCTTCGCCGACCGGGCGGCTGCATCTCGGCCATGCCTGGTCCGCGATCCTCGCGCATGATTTCGCGCGCGTGCGCGGCGGACGCTTTCTGCTGCGTATCGAGGATATCGACGGCACGCGCAGCCGGCCCGAGCATGTCGCGACGATCGTCGATGATCTGCGCTGGCTCGGCCTGGCCTCGGACGGCGCGATCGTCTTTCAGTCGCAGCGGCTCGATCTTTACGCCGATGCGCTGACGCGGCTGCGACACATGGGGTTGCTCTATCCATGCTTCTGCACGCGCGCCGAAATTTCCGCCGCGAGCCTCTCCGCCCCGCACGGGCCCGAGCCGACCTATCCAGGCACCTGTCGCGCGATAGACGCCGTGGGGCGGATGGACGAGCCGCATTGCTGGCGGCTCGATATGGCGAAGGCGGTGGCACGCGTCGGGCCGCTCGAATGGAGCGATAACGGCGCCGTCGTGGCGGCCGATCCGCTGGCGGCGGGGGATGTGGTGCTGGCGCGCAAGGATGCGCCGGCAAGCTATCACCTCGCGGTGACGGTGGACGATGCCGCGCAGGGGATCAGCGACGTGATCCGTGGGCGCGACCTGTTCGCCGCGACGCATGTCCACCGGCTGTTGCAGGCGCTGCTCGATCTGCCGACCCCGGCCTATCACCACCACGATCTGCTCGTCGGGCCGGATGGCGAACGGCTCGCCAAACGCCACGGCAGCCCGACACTGGCGGCGCTGCGGGAAGCTGGCGAGGATGGTCGCGCGATCGCCGAAATGCTGCGCGCCGGGCGACTTCCCATCGCGTCCGCGAAGGCGTAG
- a CDS encoding sulfite exporter TauE/SafE family protein, whose translation MDLYLPIANLSVNALVIIALGAGVGLLSGMFGVGGGFLTTPLLIVYGIPPTVAAASAASQVTGASVSGVFAYFRRDGVDVKMGGVLVAGGIIGSFLGAWLFRLLQSVGQIDTTIAITYVLLLGSIGGLMLKESIEAIRVVHGKSVARPRRRRHHPLVASLPFRMRFYRSGLYISPLAPLLLGMATGILTILLGIGGGFVLVPAMIYLLGMATQVVVGTSLFQILFVTAAATMVHATTTKAVDIVLAGLLLLGSVAGAQIGARFAEKARPEYLRLALAIMVLLVAIRIGLGLGWRPDEIYTVDLS comes from the coding sequence ATGGACCTCTATCTGCCGATCGCCAATCTGTCGGTGAACGCGCTCGTGATCATCGCGCTTGGCGCGGGGGTCGGGCTGCTTTCGGGCATGTTCGGGGTCGGTGGCGGATTCCTCACCACGCCCTTGCTGATCGTCTACGGCATCCCGCCGACCGTCGCCGCCGCCAGCGCGGCGAGCCAGGTGACGGGCGCGAGCGTCTCCGGCGTCTTCGCCTATTTCCGGCGCGATGGGGTGGACGTGAAAATGGGCGGCGTGCTGGTCGCGGGGGGCATCATCGGCTCGTTCCTCGGCGCATGGCTGTTCCGCCTGCTGCAATCGGTTGGGCAGATCGATACGACGATCGCGATCACTTATGTCCTGCTGCTCGGTTCGATCGGCGGGCTGATGCTCAAGGAATCTATCGAGGCGATTCGCGTCGTCCACGGCAAGAGCGTCGCGCGACCGCGCCGGCGACGGCATCACCCGCTCGTCGCCAGTCTGCCGTTTCGGATGCGCTTCTATCGTTCCGGTCTCTATATCTCGCCGCTCGCGCCGCTGTTGCTCGGCATGGCGACCGGCATCCTGACGATCCTGCTCGGCATCGGCGGCGGCTTCGTGCTGGTGCCGGCGATGATCTATCTGCTGGGCATGGCGACGCAGGTGGTGGTCGGCACATCGCTGTTCCAGATCCTGTTCGTCACCGCCGCTGCGACGATGGTCCACGCCACCACCACCAAGGCGGTGGATATCGTGCTTGCCGGGCTGCTACTGCTCGGCTCCGTCGCCGGCGCGCAGATCGGCGCGCGCTTCGCGGAAAAGGCGCGGCCGGAATATCTCCGGCTGGCGCTGGCGATCATGGTGCTGCTGGTCGCGATCCGCATCGGGCTGGGACTGGGGTGGCGTCCGGATGAAATCTACACGGTGGATCTGTCGTGA
- a CDS encoding TIGR02186 family protein, translating to MKRAMLALTLATPLMMAQAKPVLVPDVSQREIEIAYSFTGAELLLFGAILLPPGEPRADARHPIDVVVVVKGPAESITIREKEKVAGIWVNADQLRYSSAPSFYAIASSRPIRDLVDDRTRAIYELGLDSLQLSPTSSAPSDVQDRFTRGLVDLRARSNLYYEAPRAVEITDGVLYRARMKIPARVPVGRFTAETFLIRDGKVLGAAVRDIDVRKSGFERFVARAAEHSSFLYGLTAVALSVLLGWGAGAIARRV from the coding sequence GTGAAGCGCGCGATGCTCGCGTTGACGCTGGCCACGCCGCTGATGATGGCGCAGGCCAAGCCCGTGCTCGTCCCCGACGTGTCGCAACGCGAGATCGAAATCGCATACAGTTTCACCGGCGCCGAACTCCTGCTGTTCGGCGCGATCCTTCTCCCGCCCGGCGAGCCGCGTGCTGATGCACGCCACCCGATCGACGTGGTGGTGGTGGTGAAGGGCCCGGCCGAATCGATCACGATCCGCGAGAAGGAGAAGGTCGCGGGAATCTGGGTCAACGCCGATCAACTGCGATATAGCTCCGCGCCGAGTTTCTACGCCATCGCCTCATCGCGGCCGATCCGCGATCTGGTCGATGATCGGACACGCGCGATCTACGAGCTGGGGCTGGACAGTCTGCAACTCTCGCCCACCTCTTCCGCCCCGTCCGACGTGCAGGATCGCTTTACGCGCGGGCTGGTCGATCTGCGCGCGCGCAGCAACCTCTATTACGAGGCGCCGCGCGCCGTGGAGATCACCGATGGGGTACTGTATCGCGCGCGGATGAAAATCCCGGCGCGCGTCCCCGTCGGGCGGTTTACCGCCGAAACCTTCCTGATCCGCGACGGCAAGGTATTGGGCGCTGCCGTGCGTGATATCGACGTGCGCAAATCCGGCTTCGAGCGCTTTGTCGCACGGGCCGCCGAGCATTCCTCATTCCTCTACGGCCTGACCGCCGTCGCGCTGTCGGTGTTGCTCGGCTGGGGCGCGGGCGCAATCGCGCGGCGCGTTTGA
- a CDS encoding cytochrome c oxidase assembly protein produces the protein MKIARTTRTALFAVLGICFMTGLAFASVPLYRLFCQVTGLNGTTQRGLTAPGSVHRAIRIDFDANTSSRLPWRFAPEQGSETVEVGARDMAFFTATNRAAVPVTGTATYNVTPYQAGKYFTKIECFCFTQQTLKPGETVRMPVIFFVDPKILTDPDTKDVETITLSYTFYPVDSDKTAS, from the coding sequence ATGAAGATCGCGCGTACCACGCGCACCGCGCTGTTCGCGGTGCTCGGCATCTGCTTCATGACCGGGCTCGCCTTCGCCAGCGTCCCGCTTTACCGCCTGTTCTGTCAGGTGACCGGGCTCAACGGCACCACCCAGCGCGGGCTGACCGCGCCGGGCAGCGTGCATCGCGCGATCCGCATCGATTTCGATGCCAACACCAGTTCGCGCCTGCCGTGGCGCTTCGCGCCCGAACAGGGCAGCGAGACGGTGGAGGTGGGCGCACGCGACATGGCGTTTTTCACCGCCACCAATCGCGCGGCCGTGCCCGTCACCGGCACCGCGACCTATAACGTAACGCCTTATCAGGCAGGCAAATATTTCACCAAGATCGAGTGTTTCTGCTTTACCCAGCAGACGCTGAAACCGGGCGAAACGGTGCGTATGCCGGTGATCTTCTTCGTCGATCCGAAGATCCTGACCGATCCCGACACCAAGGATGTCGAGACGATCACACTGAGCTATACATTTTACCCGGTGGATTCCGACAAGACCGCAAGCTAG
- a CDS encoding heme o synthase has translation MSTTSPLLPPAHWRDFLALTKPRVMTLVVFTGLCGLLAAPAIDGHRINAVLGFTAILCIALGAGAAGALNQWYEADIDAVMRRTAERPLPAGRMERQAALHFGVGLGSFSVILMGLAINVLAAAILAVSILFYVLIYTVWLKPRTPQNIVIGGAAGAFPPLIGWAAATGHVTLLPLLLFLLVFLWTPPHFWALALFVKTDYANAGIPMLPVVAGERTTRHQIGLYTIPMAVAAVLPWPLGLSGSIYGVVSIVTTAWFGLLALRVATRTSQPDDAMKPEKALFKYSILYLFVVFGALVIDRWVA, from the coding sequence ATGAGCACCACCTCCCCCCTTCTGCCGCCAGCCCATTGGCGGGATTTCCTGGCGCTGACCAAGCCCCGGGTGATGACGCTTGTCGTCTTTACCGGCCTGTGTGGCCTGCTCGCCGCGCCGGCGATCGATGGGCATCGCATCAATGCCGTGCTGGGGTTCACCGCGATTCTGTGCATCGCGCTCGGCGCGGGGGCGGCAGGGGCGCTCAACCAATGGTATGAAGCGGATATCGACGCTGTGATGCGTCGCACCGCGGAGCGCCCGCTGCCGGCCGGGCGGATGGAGCGCCAGGCGGCGTTGCACTTCGGCGTCGGGCTCGGGTCTTTCTCCGTGATCCTGATGGGGCTGGCGATCAACGTGCTGGCGGCGGCGATCCTTGCCGTGTCGATCCTGTTCTACGTGCTGATCTACACCGTGTGGCTAAAGCCGCGCACGCCGCAGAATATCGTGATCGGCGGCGCGGCCGGTGCCTTCCCGCCGCTGATCGGCTGGGCTGCCGCGACCGGGCATGTCACCCTGCTCCCGCTGCTGCTGTTCCTGCTCGTCTTCCTGTGGACGCCGCCGCATTTCTGGGCGCTCGCGCTGTTCGTGAAGACCGACTACGCCAATGCCGGCATCCCGATGCTGCCCGTGGTGGCGGGTGAGCGCACCACGCGGCACCAGATCGGGCTCTACACGATTCCGATGGCCGTGGCGGCGGTGTTGCCGTGGCCATTGGGGCTCTCCGGCTCGATCTATGGCGTGGTGTCGATCGTCACAACGGCATGGTTCGGGTTGCTCGCCTTGCGCGTCGCGACCCGCACGAGCCAGCCGGATGATGCGATGAAGCCTGAAAAGGCGCTGTTCAAATATTCGATTCTCTACCTGTTCGTCGTGTTCGGCGCGCTGGTGATTGACCGGTGGGTGGCATGA
- a CDS encoding twin transmembrane helix small protein produces the protein MKIFLIILLVAAMIATVVALVRGVVTFLQGASAEARGEGGTGPSATQLKSNRMMQQRILFQALAILICVVLLFSMGRP, from the coding sequence ATGAAGATTTTCCTCATCATCCTGCTGGTGGCAGCGATGATCGCTACGGTGGTCGCGCTTGTGCGCGGCGTCGTCACCTTCCTTCAGGGTGCCAGCGCCGAGGCGCGCGGCGAAGGCGGTACCGGCCCGAGCGCGACCCAGCTCAAGTCCAACCGGATGATGCAGCAGCGCATCCTGTTTCAGGCGCTGGCGATCCTGATCTGCGTGGTGCTGTTGTTCTCGATGGGCCGCCCCTGA
- a CDS encoding glycosyl transferase family protein: MGSAEFALGWIDAATREVTLFAAAGFLIGGIDDLLIDLVWLIRRLTRGSDVIPLNELPLPAVPRRFAILVPAWDESAVIGAMLRTTLARLDHPDFRIYVGCYPNDRATIDEVAAVAAKDARVSLVVGDRPGPTTKADCLNTLWRALARAPHPADAIVLHDAEDVVHPAELRVFDARLDAHSAVQIPVLPLPRAESPLVAGHYCGEFAEAHGKELVVRTALNAGLPFAGVGCAIRLDALIAITAEHGAPFDADSLTEDYELGLRLAAAGHAAHFARVRETPHGALIAVREYFPATINAAVRQKARWMTGIALAGWDRMGWGCALDLGDHWMRIRDRRATLAVIVLAAGYMALIGWALSTAGHALVGGAMPETSAATRMMLFANLLLLLWRVAWRFAFTARSYGWREAWWSPPRMIVGNIIALLAARRAAIRYAGLLTGRTPKWDKTDHAYPAQFAEGAS; encoded by the coding sequence TTGGGGTCTGCAGAATTCGCGCTCGGCTGGATCGATGCGGCAACGCGCGAGGTGACGCTGTTCGCGGCGGCCGGCTTCCTGATCGGGGGCATCGACGATCTGCTGATCGATCTGGTGTGGCTGATCCGGCGGCTGACGCGCGGCAGCGACGTGATCCCCCTCAACGAACTGCCCCTTCCCGCCGTCCCGCGCCGCTTCGCGATCCTCGTGCCCGCCTGGGATGAGAGCGCGGTGATCGGCGCAATGCTCCGCACCACGCTGGCGCGGCTCGATCATCCCGATTTCCGTATCTACGTTGGTTGCTACCCCAATGACCGCGCGACGATCGATGAGGTCGCAGCGGTCGCCGCGAAAGACGCGCGGGTCAGCCTGGTCGTGGGAGACCGTCCCGGCCCGACCACCAAGGCCGATTGCCTCAACACCCTGTGGCGCGCGCTCGCCCGCGCACCGCACCCGGCCGATGCGATCGTGCTGCACGACGCGGAGGACGTGGTGCATCCCGCTGAATTGCGGGTGTTCGATGCGCGGCTCGATGCGCATTCGGCAGTGCAGATTCCGGTGTTGCCGCTGCCCCGCGCCGAATCCCCGCTCGTCGCCGGCCATTATTGCGGGGAGTTCGCGGAGGCTCATGGCAAGGAGCTGGTCGTGCGCACGGCGCTCAACGCGGGGCTGCCCTTCGCCGGTGTCGGCTGCGCGATCCGCCTCGACGCCTTGATCGCGATCACCGCCGAACATGGCGCACCATTCGACGCCGACAGTCTGACGGAGGATTACGAACTCGGCCTGCGCCTAGCCGCCGCGGGCCATGCCGCGCATTTCGCGCGGGTGCGCGAAACGCCACATGGCGCGCTGATTGCGGTGCGCGAATATTTCCCCGCGACGATCAATGCGGCAGTGCGACAGAAAGCGCGCTGGATGACCGGCATCGCGCTCGCCGGCTGGGATCGCATGGGATGGGGTTGCGCGCTTGATCTTGGCGATCACTGGATGCGGATCAGGGACCGCCGCGCGACGCTCGCGGTGATCGTGCTCGCCGCTGGATATATGGCGCTGATCGGCTGGGCACTGTCGACGGCCGGCCATGCGCTCGTTGGCGGCGCCATGCCTGAAACGAGCGCCGCCACGCGGATGATGCTCTTCGCAAATCTGCTGTTGCTGCTGTGGCGGGTGGCGTGGCGCTTCGCCTTTACGGCGCGCAGCTATGGCTGGCGTGAGGCATGGTGGTCACCGCCGCGCATGATCGTGGGCAATATCATCGCCCTGCTCGCCGCGCGCCGCGCCGCGATCCGTTACGCCGGGTTGCTCACCGGCCGCACGCCGAAATGGGACAAGACCGACCACGCCTATCCCGCGCAATTCGCGGAAGGAGCGTCATGA